A window of the Brassica napus cultivar Da-Ae chromosome C5, Da-Ae, whole genome shotgun sequence genome harbors these coding sequences:
- the LOC106401129 gene encoding uncharacterized protein LOC106401129, with translation MGRRATAYIYLRGPLTPPPSYFSASPSSTKPKRANVRSASLVNKNRSVPSSPVASSSSSSSSTSSVPSSPMRTSDSYGRNSRRPMWYGSRHYNAKSSGCYGSIIKLFLRDVK, from the exons ATGGGGCGAAGAGCCACAGCATATATATACTTGCGag GTCCACTCACACCTCCTCCTTCTTACTTCAGCGCTTCTCCTTCCTCTACAAAGCCTAAAAGAGCCAACGTTCGTTCTGCTTCCTTGGTCAACAAGAATCGTAGTGTTCCGTCGTCTCCGgttgcttcatcttcatcatcctcGTCTTCAACATCTTCTGTGCCTTCCTCTCCAATGAGGACGTCGGATTCGTACGGAAGGAACAGCAGAAGACCAATGTGGTACGGATCTAGACATTATAATGCTAAGTCTTCAGGATGCTACGGTTCCATCATCAAGTTGTTTCTAAGAGATGTCaagtaa
- the LOC106400897 gene encoding protein TIC110, chloroplastic: MIPTAINAPISPSPRSALLCHFLTPLPLRLSNSQSPSRRRYRASFPRCAATPSEQPPLVVANKKELTGLQPIVEKMTPPVRLATSAVVLAASLASGYGLGLRLMGSRNIALGGAAVAGAAGGALVYAMNSAVPEVAAIGLHNYVAEFEDPASVTKEDIEKIASRYGVNKEDEAFQAEICDIYCRYVTSVLPAEGQSLKGDEVEKIVKFKSALGIDDPDAASMHMEIGRRIFRQRLETGEREGDAEQRRAFMRLVYVSALVFGDAASFLLPWKRVLKVTDAQVEIAIRENAKQLYAERLKLVGRDINVENLVDLRKAQLSFKLSDELAEELFREHTRAVAIENITSALGVLKSRTRAVKSMSLVVEELEKVLEFNNLLVSLKNHSEAANFARGVGPISLIGGESDFERRMDDLKLLYRAYVTDALSSGRIEENKLVAMSQLRNILGLGTREAEAISVDVTSKAYRKRLANAFSSGDLEARDSKAKYLQKLCEELHFDAQKASAIHEDIYRQKLQQCVTDGELSDDNVAALLRLRVMLCIPQQTIEAAHAEICGSIFEKVVREAISSGVDGYDAETRKSVRKAAHGLRLSRETAMSIASKAVRRVFTNYIRRARSAENRTESAKELKKMIAFNTLVVTEMLADIKGESSDKKPEEEPVQEKEEVSEDEEWGSLESLKKTRPDKELAEKMGKPGQTEITLKDDLPDRDRIDLYKTYLLYCLTGEVTRIPFGAQITTKRDDSEYLLLNQLGGILGLTSKEIVNIHVGLAEQAFRQQAEVILADGQLTKARVEQLDELQKEVGLPQPQAEKVIKNITTTKMANAIETAVNQGRLNIKQIRELKEANVSLDSMIAVSLREKLFKKTVNDIFSSGTGEFDETEVYETIPSDLSIDLEKAKGVVHDLARSRLSNSLIQAVALLRQRNAKGVVSSLNDLLACDKAVPAEPLSWEVSEELSDLYSIYSKSDPKPAPEKVSRLQYLLGIDDSTATALREMEDGAFSSAAEEGNFVF; the protein is encoded by the exons ATGATACCCACAGCAATCAACGCTCCAATCTCACCTTCCCCTCGCTCCGCTCTACTCTGCCACTTCCTCACTCCGTTACCTCTCCGTTTATCCAACTCTCAGTCTCCGTCTCGCCGTCGCTACCGAGCTTCGTTCCCTCGCTGCGCAGCTACTCCGTCCGAACAACCACCGCTGGTGGTGGCTAACAAGAAGGAGCTCACGGGACTGCAACCGATTGTAGAGAAAATGACGCCGCCGGTGCGGCTAGCGACTTCTGCTGTCGTTCTAGCGGCCTCTTTAGCTAGTGGCTATGGGCTTGGGCTTCGGTTAATGGGCTCAAGGAATATCGCCCTAGGTGGAGCAGCTGTAGCTGGAGCAGCTGGTGGAGCTCTCGTCTATGCGATGAACTCGGCCGTACCGGAGGTGGCTGCCATCGGTTTGCACAATTATGTCGCGGAATTCGAAGATCCCGCCTCTGTGACGAAAGAGGATATAGAAAAGATCGCTTCTAG GTATGGTGTTAATAAAGAAGATGAGGCGTTCCAGGCTGAGATATGTGATATATATTGCCG GTATGTGACTTCCGTGCTTCCAGCTGAAGGACAGTCTCTTAAAGGAGATGAAGTGGAGAAGATTGTTAAATTCAAAAGTGCTCTGGGAATAGACGACCCTGATGCAGCCTCCATGCACATGGAG ATTGGCAGGAGGATTTTTAGGCAAAGGCTTGAGACTGGGGAGCGTGAAGGGGATGCAGAACAGCGTCGG GCATTTATGAGGCTTGTATATGTTTCAGCTCTTGTGTTTGGAGACGCTGCCTCCTTCCTTTTACCTTGGAAGCGAGTGCTGAAAGTCACAGATGCTCAG GTTGAGATTGCTATTCGTGAAAATGCAAAGCAGCTGTATGCCGAAAGGTTGAAATTAGTTGGTAGAG ATATTAACGTAGAAAACCTTGTGGACCTTAGAAAAGCACAACTATCATTCAAGCTTTCTGATGAG CTTGCTGAAGAGCTGTTCAGAGAACATACAAGAGCAGTAGCCATAGAGAATATTACTTCTGCACTTGGCGTTCTAAAATCCCGCACACGAGCAGT GAAGAGTATGTCACTTGTTGTGGAAGAGCTTGAAAAAGTACTGGAGTTTAACAACCTACTGGTTTCCTTGAAAAATCATTCAGAGGCAGCTAATTTTGCACGGGGCGTTGGCCCTATATCTTTAATAG GTGGTGAGTCTGATTTTGAGAGGAGGATGGATGATTTAAAGCTACTTTATAGAGCATATGTTACAGATGCTTTATCGAGTGGGCGCATTGAAGAAAACAAG CTTGTGGCAATGAGCCAATTGAGAAACATTCTCGGATTGGGAACTCGGGAGGCTGAAGCTATTAGTGTTGATGTCACGTCCAAGGCATACCGTAAAAGACTTGCTAACGCTTTTTCTAGTGGTGACCTTGAAGCACGAGACAGTAAAGCAAAATATCTTCAAAAGCTATGCGAAGAGCTGCACTTTGATGCACAGAAGGCAAGCGCAATCCATGAAG ATATCTATAGGCAGAAGCTTCAACAATGTGTTACGGATGGAGAGCTGAGCGATGACAATGTTGCTGCTTTATTGAGGTTAAGAGTCATGCTCTGTATTCCTCAGCAAACTATTGAGGCTGCTCATGCAGAAATCTGTGGAAGCATATTTGAAAAG GTTGTCAGAGAAGCAATTTCTTCTGGAGTGGATGGTTATGATGCTGAAACTCGCAAATCAGTAAGAAAGGCTGCTCATGGTCTTCGGTTATCCAGAGAGACTGCCATGTCTATTGCTAGCAAGGCT GTCCGTAGGGTTTTCACAAACTATATCAGACGAGCAAGATCGGCAGAGAACCGCACCGAGTCAGCAAAGGAGCTCAAGAAGATGATTGCTTTCAACACGTTAGTCGTGACTGAAATGTTGGCTGACATCAAGGGAGAATCTTCTGACAAAAAACCTGAGGAGGAGCCTGttcaagagaaagaagaagttagTGAAGATGAGGAATGGGGATCCCTTGAATCGCTCAAAAAGACAAGACCTGATAAAGAACTCGCTGAGAAGATGGGAAAGCCTGGCCAGACTGAGATAACTCTCAAAGACGACCTTCCCGACAGGGACAGGATCGATCTCTACAAAACATACTTGCTCTACTGTCTAACCGGAGAGGTAACGAGAATCCCCTTCGGCGCACAGATCACAACAAAGAGAGACGACTCAGAGTACTTGCTTCTGAACCAGCTCGGTGGGATCCTTGGATTGACTTCTAAAGAGATAGTCAACATTCACGTAGGTTTAGCCGAGCAGGCTTTCAGGCAACAAGCTGAAGTGATTCTAGCTGATGGGCAGTTGACAAAGGCAAGAGTAGAGCAGTTAGACGAGTTGCAGAAAGAAGTTGGGTTGCCTCAGCCACAAGCGGAGAAGGTTATAAAGAACATAACAACCACAAAAATGGCGAACGCGATAGAAACCGCTGTTAACCAAGGAAGACTTAACATAAAGCAGATAAGGGAGCTCAAGGAGGCAAACGTGAGTCTGGACAGCATGATCGCTGTTAGTCTGAGAGAGAAACTGTTCAAGAAGACGGTGAATGACATATTCTCATCAGGAACAGGTGAGTTCGATGAAACTGAAGTCTACGAGACAATCCCATCTGATCTCAGTATTGACTTGGAAAAGGCCAAAGGCGTTGTCCATGACCTTGCTCGGAGTAGACTATCTAACTCCCTGATCCAAGCCGTGGCATTGCTCAGGCAGAGAAACGCTAAAGGAGTG GTCTCGTCGCTGAATGATTTGCTGGCATGCGACAAAGCTGTGCCGGCTGAGCCGCTGTCGTGGGAGGTCTCGGAGGAGTTATCCGATCTATATAGTATCTATTCAAAGAGTGATCCCAAGCCGGCGCCAGAAAAGGTATCGAGGCTACAGTATCTGCTGGGAATAGATGATTCAACTGCGACTGCCCTCCGTGAGATGGAAGATGGTGCATTCTCTTCTGCTGCAGAAGAAGGCAACTTCGTTTTCTAA